A single region of the Thermotoga profunda AZM34c06 genome encodes:
- a CDS encoding radical SAM protein, giving the protein MKDYEVTYYTIDQVRSEKLWDQLSYFDLILIIGGITVPGKYVGGEPMSYNELKKISEICRKKRRLLAGPFSSFQARKGGTKATNYQIDVDCVLGSDITTDLYNYLFDSQKNFNDWEILRSASVLGAWIIKQHPRYPNIICEIELSRGCERKSHCSFCVEPIFYPKLTSRPVKDVVDEITELYKNGCRAFRFGRSANVLAYYFDIDGKPCPEVYEDLYQTIWQRCPKIDVLHHDNANPAFITTHEKECIRILETMVKWNTPGDVLSFGVESFDLKVVKMNNIMNSPQQVLRAIEIVNQIGRMRVDGVPKLLPGVNLLYGLIGETEQTYKENFKWLKLILDRDLLLRRINIRQVIIEPGTPLYRFSQMKKLKLNREIFRSYKEKIRREIDLPMIQKVFPVGCILRNVYPEYKEGKITFARQLGSYPVLTGVAGELADVSDVVVLDHGPRSITAVKYPMNLNVASFEELIHVPTIGERRAKKIILARPFRSFEEVAQVLDNDQECLQVLRKIGAVVS; this is encoded by the coding sequence ATGAAAGATTATGAAGTGACCTACTACACCATAGATCAAGTCCGTAGCGAGAAGTTATGGGATCAATTGTCCTATTTTGACCTCATTTTGATCATAGGCGGGATAACTGTCCCAGGGAAATACGTAGGTGGAGAACCTATGTCCTACAATGAATTAAAAAAGATATCGGAAATTTGCAGAAAGAAACGTCGCTTACTTGCTGGTCCTTTTTCCTCTTTTCAAGCACGTAAAGGTGGAACAAAAGCAACAAACTATCAAATCGATGTCGATTGTGTACTTGGTTCTGATATAACCACCGATCTGTACAATTACCTTTTTGACTCACAAAAGAACTTCAATGATTGGGAAATTCTCAGGTCAGCTTCTGTACTCGGCGCATGGATAATTAAACAACACCCAAGGTATCCGAACATCATATGCGAGATAGAGCTTTCACGTGGATGTGAAAGAAAAAGTCACTGCAGTTTTTGTGTGGAACCAATCTTTTATCCAAAACTCACTTCCAGACCTGTAAAGGATGTGGTAGATGAAATTACCGAGTTGTACAAAAATGGTTGTAGAGCCTTTAGATTTGGAAGATCTGCAAATGTTTTAGCATACTATTTCGACATAGACGGTAAGCCATGCCCTGAAGTTTATGAAGATCTGTATCAGACGATCTGGCAACGGTGTCCAAAAATAGATGTTCTCCACCATGATAATGCCAATCCTGCCTTTATAACAACTCATGAAAAAGAATGTATAAGGATTTTAGAAACAATGGTGAAATGGAACACACCAGGAGATGTCTTGTCTTTTGGTGTTGAAAGTTTTGATTTAAAAGTTGTTAAGATGAATAACATTATGAATTCTCCACAACAGGTTCTTAGAGCAATCGAGATAGTTAACCAGATCGGTCGAATGAGAGTTGACGGTGTACCCAAGCTACTTCCAGGTGTCAATCTATTATATGGTTTAATCGGTGAGACAGAACAAACTTATAAAGAGAACTTCAAATGGCTGAAGCTGATATTGGATAGAGATTTATTGCTGAGAAGAATCAACATCAGGCAGGTGATTATAGAGCCAGGTACACCTCTTTACAGATTTTCACAGATGAAAAAACTGAAATTGAACAGAGAAATCTTCAGGTCTTATAAGGAAAAAATAAGAAGAGAGATCGACCTACCGATGATCCAAAAGGTTTTTCCAGTTGGATGTATCCTACGAAATGTATACCCTGAATATAAGGAAGGAAAGATCACATTCGCAAGACAGCTTGGAAGTTACCCTGTCCTGACTGGTGTAGCTGGAGAGTTGGCAGATGTGTCTGATGTTGTGGTGTTAGATCATGGTCCAAGATCGATTACCGCGGTGAAATATCCAATGAATCTCAATGTTGCTTCGTTCGAGGAACTTATCCATGTACCAACAATTGGAGAAAGACGCGCAAAGAAAATCATACTCGCAAGACCTTTTAGGTCTTTTGAAGAAGTTGCACAGGTTTTGGATAACGATCAAGAATGCTTACAAGTGCTCAGAAAAATCGGTGCTGTGGTATCATGA
- the hisS gene encoding histidine--tRNA ligase, translating to MKYERIKGTNDIFGEEIIYWNFVERKAAQTSKLFGYREIRTPIFESTELFTRSVGEETDIVQKEMYTFNDKGGRSLTLRPEGTAPTIRAFIENSMINDGLPQRFYYIGPMFRYERPQAGRLRQFHQFGIELIGSAEPLADVEVIQLAKSFLDSLGLNSYKIYVNSIGCPKCRVQYKNALKEYYSEHYGEICEDCKKRFQSNIMRLLDCKKDVEIAQKAPKTVEYLCDECKQHYEKFKHILKSLNIAFEEDGNLVRGLDYYTRTVFEIKHSLLGAQSAILAGGRYDGLCKELGGTDLPALGFAAGIERLVLAIRSEQLQIPHDSYCDVYVIPLNEQAVIKAFEISDSLRKREINVITDVNLRPIKVQLKHANRLNAITAIIIGDEELLKNTVQIKDLLDQTQSEVEFEYAVDYVSDILRNKKLKN from the coding sequence CTGAAATACGAGCGTATTAAGGGAACGAATGATATTTTTGGAGAGGAAATCATTTATTGGAATTTCGTTGAACGTAAAGCTGCACAGACTTCCAAATTGTTCGGATATCGTGAAATAAGAACGCCGATCTTTGAATCAACTGAACTTTTCACGCGCAGTGTTGGTGAAGAAACAGATATCGTTCAGAAAGAGATGTACACATTCAACGATAAGGGTGGTAGAAGCTTAACACTCAGACCAGAAGGAACAGCTCCAACAATAAGGGCATTCATAGAAAATTCGATGATCAACGATGGTTTGCCACAAAGGTTTTATTACATCGGACCCATGTTCAGATATGAAAGACCTCAGGCTGGTAGACTTAGACAATTTCATCAGTTTGGTATAGAATTAATAGGATCTGCTGAACCACTTGCGGACGTTGAAGTTATACAGCTTGCAAAATCATTTTTAGATTCTCTTGGATTGAATTCCTACAAGATATATGTGAATTCCATAGGTTGTCCAAAATGTAGAGTGCAATACAAAAATGCGTTGAAAGAATATTATTCTGAGCATTATGGAGAAATATGTGAGGACTGTAAGAAACGTTTTCAGTCTAACATCATGAGATTATTGGACTGCAAAAAAGACGTTGAAATAGCTCAAAAGGCACCTAAGACGGTTGAATATTTGTGTGATGAATGCAAACAACATTATGAAAAATTCAAACACATTCTCAAGAGCTTGAATATCGCATTCGAAGAAGATGGAAATTTGGTAAGGGGTTTGGATTATTATACGCGTACGGTTTTTGAGATAAAACACAGCTTGCTTGGTGCACAAAGCGCAATCCTCGCCGGTGGAAGGTATGATGGTTTATGCAAAGAATTAGGCGGTACCGATCTTCCTGCACTTGGTTTCGCCGCAGGCATTGAAAGGCTCGTGTTGGCTATAAGATCTGAGCAGTTGCAGATACCTCACGATTCATACTGTGATGTTTATGTAATTCCACTGAATGAACAAGCCGTCATCAAAGCTTTTGAAATCTCAGACTCTTTGAGAAAACGTGAAATAAATGTTATCACCGATGTCAATTTGAGGCCAATTAAAGTACAACTCAAACATGCAAACAGATTAAATGCCATCACTGCCATCATAATAGGCGATGAGGAACTTTTGAAAAACACAGTACAGATTAAAGACCTGTTGGATCAAACCCAATCGGAAGTAGAGTTTGAATATGCCGTGGATTATGTGTCAGATATCCTGAGAAATAAAAAGCTCAAAAATTAG
- the glyA gene encoding serine hydroxymethyltransferase — protein MWEHLKITDPDVYEAIVGELRREEYGIELIASENFASVAVMEAMGSVLTNKYAEGYPSKRYYGGCEWVDKVEELARERAKQLFKVQYANVQPHSGSQANMAAYLSVAEAGDLLMGMSLSHGGHLTHGAGVNFSGKLFRAIQYGVDPKTEMIDYDQVRKIALEYKPKIIVAGGSAYSRIIDFKRFREIADEVGAYLVVDMAHFAGLVAAGIYPNPCEYAHIVTSTTHKTLRGPRGGLILTNDPEIYKAINKTVFPGTQGGPLMHVIAAKAVCFREAMTPDFIEYQKQVVANAKTMAEELSRLGLRIVSGGTDTHLMLVDLTPLNVTGKAAERALENCGITVNKNTIPNETRSPFVASGIRIGTPAVTTRGMKEKEMKQIANLILTVLRNIADEEGNVPDSVQKEVYAAVKDLCERFPLYNKKISF, from the coding sequence GTGTGGGAACATCTAAAAATTACTGATCCAGATGTTTACGAGGCCATAGTGGGTGAATTGAGAAGGGAAGAATACGGCATAGAGCTGATAGCTTCCGAGAATTTTGCTTCCGTTGCCGTTATGGAAGCAATGGGAAGTGTCTTGACAAATAAATACGCAGAAGGATACCCTTCAAAGCGCTACTATGGTGGTTGTGAATGGGTTGATAAAGTCGAAGAACTTGCCAGAGAAAGGGCAAAACAATTATTCAAAGTTCAGTATGCAAATGTCCAACCGCATTCTGGTTCTCAGGCAAATATGGCTGCTTACCTTTCGGTGGCTGAAGCAGGAGATTTACTGATGGGGATGAGTTTATCACATGGTGGACACTTGACACATGGTGCCGGTGTGAACTTTTCTGGGAAATTGTTCAGGGCAATTCAATATGGTGTGGACCCAAAAACAGAGATGATAGATTATGATCAAGTTAGAAAAATTGCACTTGAATATAAACCTAAAATCATTGTAGCTGGAGGCAGTGCGTATTCAAGAATAATAGATTTTAAAAGATTTCGCGAGATAGCCGACGAAGTTGGTGCATATCTTGTGGTTGACATGGCTCATTTTGCTGGATTAGTTGCTGCTGGTATCTACCCAAATCCCTGTGAATATGCGCACATAGTTACTTCGACTACTCACAAAACACTCAGAGGTCCACGTGGTGGTTTAATTCTCACCAATGACCCAGAGATCTACAAGGCGATAAACAAGACGGTCTTCCCGGGCACGCAAGGTGGACCATTGATGCACGTCATAGCGGCAAAGGCAGTGTGTTTTAGAGAAGCAATGACTCCTGATTTTATAGAGTACCAAAAGCAGGTAGTCGCGAATGCGAAAACGATGGCTGAAGAATTGTCCAGATTGGGATTGAGGATTGTATCAGGTGGTACTGACACGCATTTGATGCTTGTGGATCTGACCCCACTGAATGTAACAGGAAAAGCCGCTGAAAGAGCACTTGAGAACTGTGGTATCACAGTCAATAAGAACACCATTCCCAATGAAACTCGTTCGCCTTTTGTGGCAAGCGGTATTAGAATTGGCACACCTGCTGTCACCACCAGAGGCATGAAAGAAAAGGAAATGAAACAAATAGCAAATTTGATTCTCACAGTTCTCAGAAATATAGCTGACGAAGAAGGTAATGTCCCAGATTCTGTGCAAAAAGAAGTCTACGCTGCCGTTAAAGATCTATGTGAACGCTTTCCTTTGTATAACAAAAAAATTTCGTTCTAA
- the cysS gene encoding cysteine--tRNA ligase produces MYIRNTLSGILEEFSPKDPGVVRMYVCGPTVYGLIHVGNARPMVVFDALRRYLEYRGYRVIMVQNFTDIDDKIIIRANELGVSFEDVAESFISEYWRDAIALGVRAPNFAPKTSDFIQEIISSIEDLIKKGHAYVVEGDVYFDVKSFPKYGELSHRSLDDMIAGARVEVNEKKRNPLDFALWKSAKPNEPAWQSPWGLGRPGWHIECTIMSTKLLGSTLDIHAGGEDLIFPHHENEKAQSEALTGQPFVKYWMHNGMIRFSGDKMSKSIGNIFLLREAIKTFGADALKLFFLSKHYRSPIDFSKEAITSTMKAVRRAIETFNRFESKVTQPSLVKSDAWIEEKRSVFCDALDDDFNTPKVIALIFDLINELNKAMDEGNDEIASKIYHLLRREFCPVLGLFELPPQSMNSSIDEILRIVIDVRSDLRSRKLYDLADKIRFKLKEIGIELKDKPDGTDYSFTGEV; encoded by the coding sequence GTGTATATACGAAACACACTTTCTGGGATATTGGAAGAATTTTCACCAAAGGACCCCGGTGTCGTTAGAATGTATGTCTGCGGTCCAACTGTTTATGGTTTGATACACGTTGGTAATGCAAGACCTATGGTAGTCTTTGATGCCTTGAGGCGTTATCTCGAATACAGAGGATATCGTGTTATCATGGTTCAGAATTTTACCGACATAGATGATAAGATCATTATTCGTGCGAATGAACTTGGTGTTTCTTTTGAAGATGTTGCGGAAAGTTTCATATCTGAATATTGGCGCGATGCAATCGCGCTTGGTGTTAGAGCTCCGAATTTCGCTCCAAAAACTTCAGACTTCATTCAGGAAATAATTTCTTCCATCGAAGATCTGATCAAAAAAGGACATGCATATGTTGTCGAAGGCGATGTGTATTTCGATGTTAAAAGTTTTCCAAAATATGGAGAACTGTCTCATAGATCACTTGACGACATGATTGCGGGTGCAAGGGTTGAGGTGAATGAAAAAAAGCGTAATCCTTTGGATTTCGCACTTTGGAAATCGGCAAAACCTAACGAACCTGCATGGCAAAGCCCATGGGGTTTGGGAAGACCGGGATGGCACATAGAATGTACCATCATGTCCACCAAACTCCTTGGTTCGACACTTGATATACACGCCGGTGGAGAAGATTTGATATTTCCCCACCATGAAAATGAAAAGGCACAGAGTGAGGCTTTAACTGGTCAACCATTTGTCAAGTATTGGATGCACAATGGAATGATTAGATTCTCAGGTGACAAAATGAGTAAATCGATCGGCAATATTTTCTTGTTGCGTGAAGCCATAAAAACCTTTGGCGCAGATGCATTGAAGCTGTTTTTTCTTTCAAAACATTACAGAAGTCCAATAGATTTTTCCAAGGAAGCAATTACGAGCACCATGAAAGCCGTGAGACGTGCAATAGAAACTTTCAATAGATTCGAATCGAAAGTTACACAACCTTCCTTGGTGAAAAGTGATGCGTGGATTGAAGAAAAAAGATCGGTCTTCTGTGATGCGTTAGATGATGATTTCAATACACCAAAAGTCATTGCGTTGATCTTTGATTTGATAAACGAGTTGAACAAAGCAATGGACGAAGGTAATGATGAGATTGCTTCAAAGATATATCATTTGTTACGAAGAGAATTTTGTCCCGTTTTGGGATTGTTTGAATTGCCTCCTCAATCGATGAACAGTTCAATTGATGAGATCCTTCGGATAGTCATTGACGTGCGAAGTGATTTGAGATCACGAAAACTCTATGATTTAGCAGATAAAATTCGTTTCAAACTCAAAGAAATTGGAATTGAGTTGAAGGACAAACCAGATGGGACAGATTACAGCTTCACTGGGGAGGTGTGA
- the gltX gene encoding glutamate--tRNA ligase, whose product MVRVRFAPSPTGYLHVGGARTALFNYLFARHHGGKFILRIEDTDIARSEKIFEENLMKTLRWLGLNWDEGPDIGGPFGPYRQSERLHIYREYAQKLVSLGKAYEVYAYPEEIEKIREQLLSQDEAPHYTRELFESFATSERKKEYEQKGLKPAIYFSMPRKTIIHEDLVKGTVVFSEGSVGDFAILRSNGVPTYNFACVVDDMLMQITHVIRGDDHLPNTVKQLAMYEAFGTTPPRIGHVSTILGPDGKKLSKRHGATSIEEFKAQGYLPEAVVNYLALLGWSSPDAKEIMPMDEMIAKFSIDRLSKNPAIFDPVKLNWMNGHYIRTIDQEQLIQLISPFLKDWNFVPKNSKWLMEVLQVVKDRMHTLKDFQIIADFFFIRPKVRVSVDQSVKEALMACSEKLESSSDCDKNCIVDLIRSVVKGRKLNAKEFYTTLRYLLTGKNEGPELVDVVYLLGTNETAARIKVGLEG is encoded by the coding sequence TTGGTCAGAGTAAGATTTGCTCCCAGTCCCACGGGTTATTTACACGTTGGAGGTGCAAGGACGGCTTTATTTAATTATTTGTTTGCTCGGCATCACGGAGGAAAATTCATCCTGAGAATAGAAGACACCGACATAGCACGTTCTGAAAAAATATTCGAGGAAAATTTAATGAAGACTTTGCGATGGCTTGGTTTAAATTGGGACGAAGGACCAGATATCGGCGGCCCTTTTGGACCTTACAGACAAAGTGAGAGATTGCACATATACAGAGAATATGCGCAAAAACTTGTTTCTCTTGGAAAGGCTTACGAAGTCTATGCTTATCCTGAGGAAATAGAAAAGATTCGAGAACAACTCCTATCACAAGACGAGGCACCACATTACACAAGAGAACTTTTCGAATCATTTGCGACAAGTGAACGCAAGAAAGAATATGAACAAAAAGGTCTTAAACCGGCTATTTATTTCTCGATGCCAAGAAAGACGATAATTCATGAAGATCTGGTAAAAGGAACTGTTGTATTCTCGGAAGGATCAGTGGGAGATTTCGCTATTCTCAGGAGTAATGGTGTTCCAACGTACAATTTTGCATGTGTTGTCGATGATATGCTCATGCAGATTACTCATGTCATACGGGGTGATGATCATTTACCCAATACAGTGAAACAACTTGCCATGTATGAAGCTTTTGGTACAACTCCACCGAGAATAGGTCATGTGTCGACTATTCTTGGACCCGATGGAAAAAAGTTGAGCAAGAGGCACGGTGCCACCTCAATAGAAGAATTCAAAGCACAAGGATATCTTCCAGAGGCAGTTGTGAATTACCTTGCACTCCTTGGATGGTCATCTCCAGATGCGAAAGAGATCATGCCAATGGACGAAATGATAGCGAAATTCTCAATAGATAGACTCAGCAAGAATCCAGCCATCTTTGATCCTGTGAAACTCAATTGGATGAATGGACATTACATAAGAACGATTGACCAAGAACAACTGATTCAGTTGATCTCTCCTTTTCTCAAAGATTGGAACTTTGTTCCGAAGAATTCCAAATGGCTTATGGAAGTCTTGCAAGTAGTCAAAGACAGGATGCACACCTTGAAGGATTTCCAAATAATAGCAGACTTTTTCTTCATCAGGCCAAAGGTGAGAGTGTCGGTAGATCAAAGTGTGAAAGAAGCTCTCATGGCATGTTCAGAAAAACTGGAAAGCTCATCAGACTGCGATAAGAATTGTATTGTAGATCTTATTAGATCAGTTGTGAAGGGACGGAAATTAAACGCGAAAGAATTCTACACTACTTTGAGGTATTTATTAACTGGTAAGAATGAAGGACCAGAGCTCGTAGATGTTGTTTATCTCTTGGGTACAAATGAAACCGCAGCGAGAATCAAGGTAGGTTTGGAGGGGTAA
- a CDS encoding N-glycosylase/DNA lyase: protein MEFSLLQDLMHIKEQAREFVEERFREFKWLGENGSEEDLFSELCFCVLTANWSAQGGIKAQRSIGTEGFLNLSEDDLEASLVAIGHRYPKARASYIVRNRSLIGKLRSLINMNPFTAREWLVRNAIGIGFKEASHFLRNVGVEELAILDRHVLSIMNRYKIIDQIPKSLTKSRYLNYEERLREFADQFGESLGKLDLYLWYFIKGKVEK, encoded by the coding sequence ATTGAATTTTCGCTTTTACAAGATTTGATGCATATAAAAGAACAAGCACGAGAATTCGTTGAAGAAAGGTTCAGAGAGTTCAAGTGGCTTGGTGAGAATGGCTCAGAGGAAGATTTATTTAGCGAATTATGCTTTTGTGTCCTAACTGCCAACTGGAGTGCACAAGGAGGAATCAAAGCACAACGGTCAATAGGAACTGAAGGGTTTCTGAATTTATCGGAAGATGATCTTGAAGCATCTCTTGTAGCGATAGGACACAGGTACCCAAAGGCAAGGGCATCGTATATAGTAAGAAATCGTAGCTTGATTGGTAAATTACGATCGCTTATCAACATGAATCCATTTACCGCAAGAGAATGGCTGGTTAGGAATGCGATTGGAATAGGATTCAAAGAAGCGAGTCATTTCTTGAGAAATGTAGGTGTAGAAGAACTTGCCATTTTGGACAGACACGTTCTCTCAATTATGAACAGGTATAAAATCATAGACCAAATACCAAAATCACTTACAAAATCACGCTATCTGAACTATGAAGAACGATTACGAGAATTTGCCGATCAATTTGGTGAGTCACTGGGAAAATTAGATCTGTATTTGTGGTACTTTATAAAAGGCAAGGTAGAAAAATAG
- a CDS encoding Fur family transcriptional regulator yields MSVNQIVELLKNHGLKITPQRVEILRFLQNNRIHPTAQQIYEHVLSKVGSVSFTTVYNTLHTLEEMGQIKKISISETTTIYDIDTSDHGHFVCKICGNVYDINYRVTVNAPGKIHRTELIVYGICSQCDDYLQRKS; encoded by the coding sequence ATGTCAGTGAATCAGATAGTCGAGCTCTTGAAGAACCATGGATTAAAAATCACACCTCAGAGAGTTGAGATACTCAGATTTTTGCAAAACAATAGAATTCATCCTACAGCTCAGCAAATATACGAGCATGTTCTATCAAAAGTTGGTAGTGTTTCATTCACAACTGTGTATAACACATTACACACATTGGAAGAAATGGGGCAGATAAAGAAAATATCTATCAGCGAAACTACAACAATATATGACATAGACACATCAGACCACGGACACTTTGTTTGCAAAATCTGTGGCAATGTTTATGACATAAATTACAGAGTAACAGTCAATGCACCTGGTAAAATCCACAGAACAGAATTGATTGTATATGGAATCTGCTCTCAGTGTGATGATTACCTTCAGCGCAAAAGTTAG
- the infB gene encoding translation initiation factor IF-2: protein MPRLRVYELAKKLNMPTKELLQELEELGLDVKNHMSYIDEETVSLILEIFEEEETSVRAKMGKPKKEKEKEEEEELSQEVFVNPEEMQLNTFAVKIGVPLNKIIQDMFSKGVALKPMQQLDEKLAKEIARMYGYRLKFQQQSFQTGQEELTENELEKLERYFETLYTVHRNELVIRPPVVTVMGHVDHGKTTLLDKIRKTRIAEQEIGGITQSIGAYQVTHNGKKITFIDTPGHELFTEMRAKGVQATDIVVLVVAADDGVMPQTIEAYNHAKTANVPVIVAINKIDKPNANVELTKRQLVDKLNLVPEDWGGDTIVVPISARTGVGIDELLEMILLLSEMKEIKCYPKGPARCVIIESKLDRALGPVANVIVKDGILRIGDYLVSGPAYCKVRTLIDDKGRSIKSAEPSQPVMIVGFEEVPDIRYMVYAVQDLETARIVTQQLKERLDRDRAAKRKVRLEELLKMMEESDKKELNIVLKTDTFGSLSAVQNAINSIKSEEIEVKVVHSSVGTINNSDVMLASASNGIIIGFRVKVDPQARKAAENEGVQIKTYEIIYDLLDNLKLALEGMLKPQVVEELIGRGEIKKVFEIKKVGKIAGVQLLDGFVDKNCVVKIYRNGNFVSNDEIESLKHYKQDVDRVDAPQECGIKLKTNLEIKEGDELEFYQKVQIQRKL from the coding sequence ATGCCAAGACTCAGAGTTTATGAACTTGCCAAGAAATTGAATATGCCTACAAAAGAACTACTCCAAGAGCTTGAAGAACTTGGATTGGATGTCAAGAACCATATGAGCTACATAGATGAGGAAACTGTTAGTTTGATCCTTGAAATATTTGAAGAAGAAGAAACATCAGTAAGAGCAAAGATGGGAAAACCTAAGAAGGAGAAAGAAAAAGAAGAGGAAGAAGAACTTTCTCAGGAAGTGTTCGTTAATCCTGAAGAGATGCAACTCAATACCTTTGCCGTGAAAATAGGTGTTCCTTTGAATAAAATCATACAAGATATGTTCAGCAAGGGTGTGGCACTTAAGCCAATGCAGCAGTTGGATGAGAAATTAGCAAAAGAGATTGCGAGAATGTATGGGTATCGACTGAAATTTCAGCAACAATCGTTTCAAACGGGACAAGAAGAGTTGACAGAAAACGAACTCGAGAAACTCGAGAGGTATTTCGAAACACTTTACACAGTTCATAGAAATGAATTGGTAATCCGCCCGCCTGTCGTTACAGTCATGGGACATGTTGATCACGGTAAAACAACACTTTTGGACAAAATCAGAAAAACGAGGATTGCAGAACAAGAAATTGGAGGCATCACACAGTCAATAGGAGCTTATCAGGTTACTCACAATGGAAAAAAGATCACATTCATTGATACTCCTGGACATGAACTTTTCACTGAAATGCGTGCCAAAGGTGTTCAAGCAACAGACATAGTTGTTCTCGTTGTTGCTGCAGATGATGGAGTCATGCCTCAAACGATTGAGGCATATAACCACGCAAAGACTGCAAATGTACCCGTCATTGTGGCAATCAATAAAATCGACAAACCAAATGCAAATGTTGAACTAACCAAGCGCCAATTGGTGGATAAATTGAATCTTGTTCCAGAAGATTGGGGTGGCGACACGATAGTGGTACCCATCTCAGCTCGCACTGGAGTTGGTATTGATGAATTACTCGAGATGATTCTATTACTCTCTGAGATGAAGGAGATAAAATGTTATCCTAAGGGTCCGGCAAGATGCGTCATTATTGAATCAAAACTCGACAGAGCACTTGGTCCAGTGGCGAATGTCATAGTGAAAGACGGAATACTAAGGATAGGAGATTACTTAGTTTCAGGACCAGCTTATTGTAAAGTCAGGACACTTATCGATGACAAAGGAAGATCAATAAAAAGTGCAGAACCGTCTCAACCAGTTATGATCGTGGGATTTGAGGAAGTTCCAGATATACGATACATGGTGTATGCTGTTCAGGATCTTGAAACTGCTCGTATCGTCACTCAACAGTTGAAAGAAAGACTCGATCGGGATAGAGCAGCCAAAAGAAAAGTGAGATTAGAAGAATTACTGAAAATGATGGAAGAATCTGACAAAAAAGAGCTCAACATTGTTCTCAAAACCGATACCTTTGGTTCTTTAAGTGCTGTGCAAAATGCCATTAATTCAATAAAAAGTGAAGAAATCGAGGTCAAGGTTGTACATTCATCGGTTGGCACGATTAACAACAGTGATGTTATGTTGGCATCGGCAAGCAACGGAATAATAATCGGCTTTAGAGTTAAAGTAGATCCACAAGCCAGAAAAGCAGCGGAAAATGAAGGTGTACAGATAAAAACTTATGAGATCATCTACGACCTACTTGATAATCTGAAACTCGCCCTTGAAGGCATGTTGAAACCACAGGTTGTCGAAGAACTCATTGGTCGCGGTGAGATCAAGAAAGTTTTTGAGATCAAAAAAGTAGGCAAGATCGCTGGAGTGCAACTTCTCGATGGATTTGTGGACAAAAACTGCGTTGTGAAAATCTACAGGAATGGTAACTTCGTCTCAAATGATGAAATAGAAAGTCTCAAACATTACAAGCAAGATGTTGACAGAGTTGACGCTCCTCAGGAATGTGGAATCAAGCTGAAGACTAATTTGGAAATCAAAGAAGGTGATGAGTTGGAATTCTATCAAAAGGTACAGATTCAGAGAAAACTCTAA